One window of Akkermansia biwaensis genomic DNA carries:
- a CDS encoding PEP-CTERM sorting domain-containing protein, whose amino-acid sequence MSHYSFFTCALASISFLAGGLVQAGDYLISNEEDYNTSIADTLGIPLSSGCAMLGTLTNWNYNFNDVKWANGGNEYDQGNLSYSQIVDIRNNFVSTLNVSSSDNGSITNGGLFSLSGSYQQPAGLTLENTPLYLMVGNGSTIDASTEIAVFVFRNTEDGSLATYPSDPNFPSSNYLDFLSRDKAAALGSEWYVECILGHNTPDGFQLIPEPATATLGLLGLAALMMRRRR is encoded by the coding sequence ATGTCCCACTATTCCTTCTTTACTTGTGCGCTTGCTTCAATCTCCTTCCTTGCCGGCGGACTTGTCCAGGCGGGCGATTACCTCATTTCCAACGAGGAGGATTATAATACCTCCATCGCTGATACCCTGGGAATCCCTCTCAGCAGCGGTTGTGCCATGCTCGGCACCCTGACAAACTGGAATTACAACTTTAACGACGTCAAATGGGCCAACGGAGGAAATGAATACGATCAAGGCAATCTGAGCTATAGTCAAATAGTCGATATTCGGAACAATTTTGTCAGCACGCTCAACGTCAGTTCTTCCGACAACGGATCTATTACCAATGGCGGACTCTTTTCCCTGTCGGGATCATACCAGCAGCCTGCGGGATTGACCTTGGAAAATACCCCTCTTTATCTGATGGTCGGCAACGGTTCAACCATTGATGCATCTACCGAAATCGCCGTATTCGTCTTCCGCAACACTGAGGATGGCAGTCTCGCCACCTATCCCTCCGATCCGAATTTTCCTAGTTCCAATTATCTTGATTTTCTTTCCCGGGATAAGGCTGCTGCACTGGGAAGTGAATGGTACGTTGAATGCATCCTTGGCCACAACACTCCCGATGGATTCCAGCTCATTCCCGAACCGGCCACGGCCACATTGGGCCTGCTTGGCCTGGCGGCCCTGATGATGCGCAGAAGAAGATAA
- a CDS encoding glycoside hydrolase family 2 TIM barrel-domain containing protein produces the protein MRTTRYWRLSCTALAAGTVMCGLSAHGGDAPPSEPAPTGLEWEQEQNLHLNKEAPTASFMSFSDLKSALNVLPENSKWWRSLNGQWKFYWAKDPQSRPADFYKPDYDVKDWKEIKVPASWQTQGYGTPIYSNQPYPFERAWPYVMKEPSNKNYTSYKERNPVGSYRRTFEVPADWDGREVYMQFDGVDSFFYLWINGKYVGFSKDSRNPARFDISPYLKKGENVVAAEVYRHSDGAYLECQDMFRLSGIFRNVSIFALPKVHVRDFFVHTNPVDQRDWALNIDHTKPGTMDGDWRLQVDVDVRNLFPATQKLDDCTISMALYDSAGKLVEPVKPKDAPYDGVMEKPLRITGMKDFKTSLLGIYSKPKLWSAEDPNLYTLVLTLKRDGKTEEMVSSRVGFRNVVIKDSVFLVNGKPVKVKGVNRHESHPETGHYLTPEQMEQEVQMMKRANINHVRCSHYPADPYFYYLCDKYGIYVQDEANIESHGYYYGKESLSHPIEWMAAHVERIMAMVERNKNHPSIIMWSLGNEAGPGQNFRTAEKMVKARDMSRPTHYERNNDIVDLGSNQYPSVDWTRSMAANKDFPKPYYISEYAHNMMNAMGNLADYWEAIESSDRIMGGAIWDWVDQGLYKTLPNGEKMLAYGGDFNDHPNSGQFVFNGTILADRTPEPGYFEVKHVHQNISTSLTEDGKISIFNKNFFTDLSPYDITWTLTENGNVVAEGALNTPPAGPREKIVVPVPDIPQLKNRKPGAEYALRVSYKLKKDTDWAKKGYELAFDQLQLPVQGGLPMFTAPAGKVTLGADKHTVSGKDFTVQFDPATGELSQFTVNGKPLFKTPMAVNALRAASSNEPGVMSKSMANGLRQLKQEVVSYEAIDNGSSVTVKQSVKVSGVQAEKVNGYGDTKTTITPVKEPLNDANTHFINNQEWTIYADGTVVCQSVLLPRGNPLELLRLGYEFQFPANLGNVAYYGRGPEENYADRKSGMPLGVYKTTAKDSFFPYGRPQDCGNHEDTRWVAVTDDKGQGLLFGSLGTPFAFSAIPYTTTELILANHPVELPKTTDRTVLVLSAATRGLGGASCGPGPMSRDIIKANKPYPMSFFIRPVTAKSYKGELRVPAAELDMTMLTRTDKYAVKSVTSQEQGEADAEFAIDGDPGTFWHSEYNKTVTKHPHVLAVDLGKEREFSGITYLPRQDGSANGRVKDYSVEVSMDGEKWQPAAKGSFPNNADLQQVKFAAPVKARYFRFSALSEAGGRDYAAVAELEIIPVKK, from the coding sequence ATGAGAACAACCAGATACTGGCGTTTGTCCTGCACCGCGCTGGCGGCAGGCACCGTGATGTGCGGCCTGTCCGCCCATGGCGGGGATGCGCCTCCGTCCGAACCCGCCCCCACCGGGCTGGAGTGGGAACAGGAGCAGAACCTGCATTTGAACAAGGAGGCCCCCACGGCTTCCTTCATGTCTTTCAGTGATTTGAAGTCCGCCCTGAACGTGCTGCCGGAAAACAGCAAATGGTGGAGGTCCCTGAACGGACAGTGGAAGTTCTACTGGGCCAAGGATCCGCAGAGCCGCCCGGCCGATTTTTACAAGCCGGATTACGACGTGAAGGACTGGAAGGAGATCAAGGTTCCCGCCTCCTGGCAGACCCAGGGCTACGGCACCCCCATTTATTCCAACCAGCCTTATCCTTTTGAGCGCGCGTGGCCGTATGTGATGAAGGAGCCCTCCAATAAGAATTATACGTCCTACAAGGAACGGAATCCCGTGGGTTCCTACCGCCGCACGTTTGAGGTGCCCGCGGACTGGGACGGCCGGGAAGTGTATATGCAGTTTGACGGCGTGGATTCCTTTTTCTATCTCTGGATCAACGGCAAATACGTGGGCTTTTCCAAGGATTCGCGCAATCCCGCCCGGTTTGACATCAGCCCCTACCTTAAAAAGGGCGAGAACGTAGTGGCCGCAGAGGTGTACCGCCATTCCGACGGCGCTTATCTGGAATGCCAGGATATGTTCCGCCTCTCCGGCATTTTCCGGAATGTTTCCATCTTCGCCCTGCCGAAGGTGCATGTGCGCGATTTCTTTGTGCATACCAATCCGGTGGACCAGAGGGACTGGGCCCTGAACATCGACCATACCAAGCCCGGCACCATGGACGGCGACTGGCGTCTCCAGGTGGACGTGGATGTGCGCAACCTGTTCCCGGCCACGCAGAAGCTGGACGACTGCACGATTTCCATGGCGCTCTACGATTCCGCCGGAAAACTGGTGGAACCCGTGAAGCCCAAGGACGCTCCCTACGACGGCGTGATGGAAAAGCCCCTGCGCATTACCGGCATGAAGGATTTCAAAACTTCCCTGCTGGGCATTTATTCCAAGCCGAAGCTCTGGTCCGCGGAGGACCCCAACCTGTACACCCTGGTGCTGACCTTGAAGCGCGACGGCAAGACGGAGGAAATGGTTTCCTCCCGCGTGGGTTTCCGCAATGTGGTGATCAAGGACAGCGTGTTCCTGGTGAACGGCAAGCCTGTCAAGGTGAAGGGCGTGAACCGTCATGAAAGCCATCCGGAGACCGGGCATTACCTGACTCCGGAACAGATGGAGCAGGAAGTGCAGATGATGAAGCGCGCCAATATCAACCACGTGCGCTGCTCCCATTATCCGGCGGATCCCTATTTCTACTACCTCTGTGACAAGTATGGCATTTACGTGCAGGACGAGGCCAACATCGAGTCCCACGGCTATTATTACGGCAAGGAATCCCTGTCCCATCCCATCGAATGGATGGCCGCCCATGTGGAACGCATCATGGCGATGGTGGAACGCAACAAGAACCACCCGAGCATCATCATGTGGTCCCTGGGGAACGAAGCCGGCCCCGGCCAGAATTTCCGTACTGCGGAAAAGATGGTGAAGGCGCGGGACATGTCCCGCCCCACCCATTATGAACGCAACAACGATATTGTGGACCTGGGCTCCAACCAGTATCCCTCCGTGGACTGGACGCGCTCCATGGCGGCCAACAAGGATTTCCCGAAGCCCTACTACATTTCCGAGTACGCGCACAACATGATGAACGCCATGGGCAACCTGGCGGATTACTGGGAGGCCATCGAATCCTCCGACCGCATCATGGGCGGCGCCATCTGGGACTGGGTGGACCAGGGCCTGTACAAGACCCTGCCGAACGGGGAGAAGATGCTCGCCTATGGCGGCGACTTCAACGACCATCCCAACAGTGGCCAGTTCGTGTTCAACGGCACCATCCTGGCGGACCGTACGCCGGAACCGGGCTATTTTGAAGTCAAGCATGTCCATCAGAATATCTCCACGTCCCTGACGGAAGACGGCAAGATTTCCATCTTCAACAAGAATTTCTTCACGGACCTGTCTCCGTATGACATTACCTGGACCCTTACGGAAAACGGGAATGTGGTGGCGGAAGGCGCGCTGAACACGCCTCCGGCCGGACCGCGGGAGAAGATTGTGGTGCCCGTACCGGACATTCCCCAGTTGAAAAACCGGAAACCCGGTGCGGAATATGCCCTGCGCGTCAGCTACAAGCTCAAGAAGGACACGGACTGGGCAAAGAAGGGCTATGAACTGGCCTTTGACCAGCTTCAGCTTCCCGTCCAGGGAGGACTGCCCATGTTCACGGCCCCCGCGGGCAAGGTCACGCTGGGAGCGGACAAGCACACGGTGTCCGGCAAGGATTTCACCGTGCAGTTTGACCCGGCTACCGGGGAACTCAGCCAGTTCACCGTGAACGGTAAGCCCCTGTTCAAGACGCCCATGGCGGTGAACGCCTTGCGCGCCGCCTCCAGCAATGAGCCGGGCGTCATGTCCAAGAGCATGGCCAACGGCCTCCGCCAGCTCAAGCAGGAAGTGGTCAGCTATGAAGCCATTGACAACGGCAGCAGCGTGACGGTCAAGCAGTCCGTCAAGGTCAGCGGAGTCCAGGCTGAAAAGGTCAACGGCTACGGGGATACCAAGACCACCATCACTCCGGTGAAGGAGCCGCTGAATGATGCCAATACGCATTTCATCAACAATCAGGAATGGACCATTTACGCGGACGGCACCGTGGTGTGTCAGTCCGTGCTGCTGCCGCGCGGCAATCCCCTGGAGCTGCTGCGCCTGGGTTATGAGTTCCAGTTCCCCGCCAATCTGGGCAACGTGGCCTATTACGGCCGCGGGCCGGAGGAGAATTACGCGGACCGCAAGAGCGGGATGCCGCTGGGCGTTTACAAGACCACCGCGAAGGACTCCTTCTTTCCGTACGGAAGGCCGCAGGATTGCGGCAACCATGAAGACACCCGCTGGGTGGCCGTTACGGACGACAAGGGGCAGGGGCTGCTTTTCGGTTCCCTGGGAACTCCGTTTGCCTTTTCTGCAATTCCGTATACCACGACGGAGCTGATTCTGGCCAACCACCCCGTGGAACTGCCGAAGACGACGGACAGGACCGTGCTGGTTCTTTCCGCCGCCACGCGCGGCCTGGGGGGCGCCTCCTGCGGTCCGGGACCGATGAGCCGGGACATTATCAAGGCCAATAAGCCCTACCCGATGTCCTTCTTCATCCGTCCCGTCACGGCCAAGTCCTACAAGGGAGAGCTCCGCGTACCCGCTGCCGAATTGGACATGACCATGCTGACCCGCACAGACAAGTACGCGGTCAAGAGCGTGACCAGCCAGGAACAGGGCGAAGCGGACGCCGAGTTTGCCATTGACGGCGATCCCGGCACCTTCTGGCACTCCGAATATAACAAGACCGTGACCAAGCACCCGCACGTGCTGGCCGTGGACCTGGGCAAGGAACGGGAGTTTTCCGGAATTACCTATTTGCCCCGCCAGGACGGCAGCGCCAACGGCCGCGTGAAGGATTATTCCGTGGAAGTGAGCATGGACGGCGAGAAGTGGCAGCCTGCCGCCAAGGGTTCCTTCCCGAACAATGCGGACCTGCAGCAGGTGAAATTCGCCGCACCCGTAAAAGCCCGTTATTTCCGCTTCTCCGCCCTCAGCGAGGCGGGGGGCAGGGATTACGCCGCCGTGGCTGAACTGGAAATTATTCCGGTGAAGAAGTAG
- a CDS encoding lipid A deacylase LpxR family protein: MPDFSLQGGWETDKLPRMKCAALRVCASLLMAGASSLYAGTAPAAAPQEGSVISLHVENDMFVGDDDNYTSGVRIGWMSGTTAESRTFSGMLGTVLGGTNASDSWRRFMGMNGSSNLRQQWGLDLTQLMFTPERKLREPIYGEHPYVGNLTLGLISLVKNEDRANVLELQLGTTGSPSLAKGSQHLVHKMWGMEQWPGWNNQLPSEMTANLFFKRYYRLRGLERHYGSGLETDALAYWHADAGTVKVQAGGGMTFRFGYNLGNTSPENSIRGATSAAPPFVYNRTSVSNWGYYGYLHASARAVAHDLYLDGTVFHSSPDYVNKYPVVAEWGYGFGVTYKRTEFLFGLHYITKEYTRQESLQCVGVLQLRHTF, encoded by the coding sequence ATGCCTGATTTTTCCTTGCAAGGCGGATGGGAAACGGACAAACTGCCCCGCATGAAATGTGCAGCTTTGCGCGTATGCGCCAGCCTGTTAATGGCAGGAGCGTCTTCTCTTTATGCAGGAACCGCCCCTGCCGCAGCCCCTCAGGAAGGGTCTGTTATCAGCCTTCATGTGGAGAACGACATGTTCGTAGGGGATGACGATAATTATACCAGCGGCGTCCGCATTGGCTGGATGTCCGGCACCACCGCGGAAAGCCGAACGTTTTCGGGCATGCTGGGAACGGTGCTGGGGGGTACGAATGCTTCTGATTCCTGGCGGCGCTTCATGGGAATGAACGGTTCCTCCAATCTGCGGCAGCAGTGGGGCCTGGACCTGACCCAGTTAATGTTTACACCGGAGCGGAAGCTCCGCGAGCCGATTTACGGAGAGCATCCCTACGTGGGCAACCTGACGCTGGGTCTGATATCCCTGGTTAAAAACGAGGACCGGGCAAATGTCCTGGAGCTCCAGCTGGGTACCACGGGTTCGCCCTCCCTGGCCAAGGGTTCCCAGCACTTGGTCCATAAGATGTGGGGCATGGAGCAATGGCCCGGCTGGAACAACCAGCTTCCCAGCGAAATGACCGCCAATTTGTTTTTCAAGCGCTATTACCGCCTCCGCGGGCTGGAAAGGCATTATGGTTCCGGGTTGGAGACGGACGCTCTGGCCTACTGGCATGCGGATGCCGGCACCGTGAAGGTGCAGGCGGGCGGGGGCATGACCTTCCGCTTCGGCTACAATCTGGGCAATACCTCGCCGGAAAACAGCATCCGCGGGGCCACCAGCGCCGCTCCCCCCTTCGTTTACAACCGTACTTCTGTTTCCAACTGGGGCTATTACGGGTATCTTCACGCGTCGGCGCGCGCCGTGGCGCATGATCTGTATCTGGACGGCACCGTTTTCCATTCCTCCCCGGATTACGTGAACAAATATCCCGTGGTGGCGGAATGGGGCTACGGATTCGGCGTCACCTACAAGCGTACGGAATTCCTTTTCGGGCTGCATTATATTACCAAAGAATACACGCGGCAGGAGTCCCTCCAGTGCGTAGGCGTGCTTCAGCTGAGGCATACCTTTTAA